Proteins encoded together in one Macadamia integrifolia cultivar HAES 741 chromosome 8, SCU_Mint_v3, whole genome shotgun sequence window:
- the LOC122087551 gene encoding ranBP2-type zinc finger protein At1g67325-like — MASAKVDNRGTFGSKRSRNDATRNDGDWTCPQCGNVNFAFRTVCNRGKCGAARPSTPRMGSVPVPSPFNNPPPYYLGGVGAPPPMPLGMPGSYGPPLSLAGMRYDYGAHGSATGPYGLMSAYPPGPLGAVGYGHGAAMDGYGFGYRGSPLPIAGSWSGGGIPDNGASRKRRGGPDGLSEGDWVCPKCDNVNFAFRTTCNMKKCGAPRPSSGPNQSDSGVPEGSWTCTKCDNLNYPFRTVCNRKGCGNEKPASAK; from the exons ATGGCTTCCGCCAAG GTTGACAATCGAGGTACATTTGGTTCAAAAAGGTCCCGCAATGATG CTACACGGAATGATGGTGATTGGACCTGCCCACAATGTGGAAACGTGAACTTTGCTTTCAGAACTGTCTGCAATCGTGGAAAATGTGGGGCTGCCCGTCCCTCTACTCCG AGAATGGGATCGGTTCCTGTCCCAAGTCCCTTCAACAATCCCCCTCCCTATTATCTTGGAGGCGTTGGGGCTCCCCCACCTATGCCACTTGGAATGCCTGGCAGCTATGGGCCTCCGCTCTCACTGGCTGGAATGCGATATGACTATGGAGCACATGGGAGTGCAACTGGGCCATATGGACTTATGTCTGCATATCCACCTGGACCTTTGGGAG ctgtgGGTTATGGTCATGGAGCTGCTATGGATGGATATGGTTTTGGCTATCGGGGATCCCCGTTGCCG ATAGCAGGTTCATGGTCCGGAGGAGGTATACCTGATAACGGCGCCTCTCGGAAACGTCGTGGAG GACCAGATGGCTTATCTGAAGGCGATTGGGTTTGTCCCAAATGTGACAATGTTAACTTTGCTTTTAGAACCACATGCAACATGAAGAAATGTGGAGCTCCGCGACCATCTTCT GGTCCAAATCAGTCAGATTCGGGTGTCCCGGAAGGTAGCTGGACATGTACCAAATGTGACAACCTCAACTATCCATTCCGAACGGTCTGTAACCGCAAGGGTTGTGGGAATGAGAAACCAGCTTCTGCAAAGTAG
- the LOC122087550 gene encoding pentatricopeptide repeat-containing protein At2g44880-like: MRGQSLWSPIEREFLTLLQRRNTWNSLLQIHAFMLRNALETNVNLLTKFVIVCSSVALSFGQSDPLAGVRHARCVFDHRCHRDDTFLCNSMIRAHVDRNQFKESVKLYRCLRSKTLFAPDDYTFSSLVKSCGFNLAIKEGQQLHNQVMKMGFGSDLIVSTGIVDMYAKFGNMTLSRTLFDEMPNRSQVSWTAILVGYARTGEVETARELFNYMPQKDPAAFNAMIDAFVKSGNVDSARELFNEMPERNVVTWTTLIHGYCKSGDLKAARLLFNAMPEKNLISWNAIIGGYCQNKQPQGALELFREMQSYALLEPDEVTIVSILPAIADLGALDLGGWIHRFVRRKKLDKVRNVCTALVDMYAKCGEVLTAKQVFDKMHDREAASWNAMINGFAINGCAKEALEVFLEMQKEGVEPNEITMLGVLSACNHGGLVEEGKKRFQEMEGHGLSAGVEHYGCLIDLLGRAGHLEEAEQLIEKMPSEINGIILSSFLFACGCRGDVLRAERMMKRAFEMEPKNDGNYVMLRNLYAGERRWKDVEEIKSLMRNNNTRKEAGCSVIEVDGGTWEFVAGDRVHPQWQLINWVLGQLLVHMRGETT, encoded by the coding sequence ATGAGAGGACAGTCCTTGTGGAGCCCAATAGAGAGGGAATTCCTCACTCTTCTGCAAAGGCGGAACACCTGGAATTCTCTTCTTCAAATCCATGCTTTTATGCTCAGAAATGCCCTTGAAACAAACGTTAATCTGCTCACCAAATTCGTCATTGTGTGTTCTTCGGTTGCACTTAGCTTTGGACAATCTGACCCACTGGCTGGAGTCAGGCATGCTCGCTGTGTATTTGATCATCGATGTCACAGGGATGACACATTTCTCTGCAATTCCATGATTAGAGCTCACGTCGACAGGAACCAATTTAAAGAGTCTGTGAAACTTTATCGATGCCTTCGAAGCAAAACACTTTTTGCGCCAGATGACTACACGTTCTCATCCTTGGTGAAGAGTTGTGGATTCAATTTGGCCATTAAAGAAGGACAACAGCTCCATAATCAGGTGATGAAGATGGGTTTTGGCTCTGATTTGATCGTATCAACTGGAATTGTCGATATGTATGCTAAATTTGGAAATATGACATTGTCCAGAACCTTGTTCGATGAAATGCCTAACAGAAGTCAAGTGTCTTGGACAGCTATACTTGTTGGGTATGCACGGACAGGGGAGGTGGAAACTGCAAGGGAGCTATTCAATTATATGCCTCAGAAAGATCCCGCAGCTTTCAATGCAATGATAGATGCTTTTGTCAAATCAGGGAATGTGGATTCTGCTAGGGAGTTGTTTAATGAGATGCCAGAGAGGAATGTTGTCACTTGGACTACTTTGATTCATGGGTATTGCAAGAGTGGTGATCTCAAAGCTGCTAGATTACTCTTCAATGCAATGCCAGAGAAGAATCTGATCTCATGGAATGCGATCATTGGGGGTTACTGTCAGAACAAGCAACCTCAGGGGGCTTTAGAATTGTTCAGGGAGATGCAATCATATGCTTTGCTTGAGCCAGATGAAGTCACTATTGTGAGTATTCTTCCAGCTATAGCTGATTTAGGAGCATTAGATTTGGGTGGTTGGATTCACAGATTTGTCAGGAGAAAGAAACTCGATAAAGTGAGAAATGTTTGCACCGCACTGGTAGACATGTATGCTAAATGTGGTGAAGTCCTGACAGCAAAACAAGTTTTTGACAAGATGCATGATAGAGAAGCAGCTTCTTGGAATGCCATGATTAATGGGTTTGCCATAAATGGATGTGCTAAGGAGGCACTAGAGGTGTTTTTGGAGATGCAAAAGGAAGGAGTTGAACCAAACGAGATAACCATGCTTGGGGTCTTATCCGCTTGTAATCATGGTGGCCTGGTCGAGGAAGGGAAGAAACGGTTTCAAGAAATGGAGGGGCATGGCCTCTCCGCAGGAGTCGAGCATTATGGTTGCCTTATAGACCTTTTGGGGAGGGCAGGGCATTTGGAGGAAGCTGAGCAATTGATTGAGAAAATGCCTTCTGAGATTAATGGGATAATCTTGAGCTCTTTTCTGTTTGCTTGTGGTTGCCGTGGAGATGTTCTTAGGGCTGAGAGGATGATGAAAAGGGCATTTGAAATGGAGCCAAAGAATGATGGGAATTATGTCATGTTGAGGAATTTGTATGCTGGGGAGAGAAGATGGAAGGATGTGGAAGAGATTAAGAGTTTAATGAGGAACAACAACACCAGGAAAGAGGCTGGTTGCAGTGTCATCGAGGTTGACGGAGGGACTTGGGAATTTGTAGCAGGGGACAGAGTGCACCCCCAGTGGCAGTTGATAAATTGGGTGCTCGGGCAATTATTAGTACATATGAGGGGAGAAACCACTTGA